A single window of Micrococcaceae bacterium Sec5.1 DNA harbors:
- the thiE gene encoding thiamine phosphate synthase: protein MTQHDVHTTARLYLCTDARKRQGDFEDFVDAAFEGGVDIIQLRDKTLEAAEELEVLEVLHNVAQRHGRLWAVNDRADVASISGAPVFHIGQKDIPLPAARHLLHDRTVIGLSTHTPEQVDAAIAASPGRSGLDYFCVGPVWATPTKPGREAVGLDLVTYAAEAVKRADAETVGGVLLPWFAIGGIDLTNIEQVVAAGASRIVVVRAITEAEDPTAAAKTLLEALDAG from the coding sequence ATGACCCAGCATGATGTCCACACCACTGCCCGCCTTTACTTGTGCACTGATGCCCGCAAACGCCAAGGCGATTTCGAAGACTTCGTCGACGCCGCGTTTGAGGGCGGCGTTGACATCATCCAGCTTCGCGACAAGACGCTCGAGGCCGCTGAGGAGCTTGAGGTACTGGAGGTTCTGCACAACGTCGCCCAACGGCACGGACGGCTGTGGGCCGTCAATGACCGCGCCGATGTTGCCAGTATTTCCGGGGCTCCGGTGTTCCATATCGGGCAAAAGGACATCCCCCTGCCCGCCGCACGGCACCTCCTCCACGACCGCACCGTGATCGGCCTTTCCACCCATACGCCGGAACAGGTTGACGCCGCGATAGCTGCCTCCCCTGGCAGGAGCGGACTGGATTATTTCTGTGTTGGTCCGGTGTGGGCAACGCCCACAAAGCCCGGCCGTGAAGCAGTCGGGCTGGATCTGGTCACATATGCCGCAGAAGCCGTAAAGCGCGCGGATGCGGAGACCGTAGGTGGCGTCCTCCTCCCCTGGTTCGCGATTGGCGGCATCGACCTCACCAACATTGAACAGGTGGTGGCTGCGGGAGCGAGCCGGATCGTCGTGGTGCGGGCCATTACTGAGGCGGAGGATCCGACGGCGGCGGCAAAGACTCTGCTGGAAGCGCTCGACGCCGGATAA
- a CDS encoding ferritin-like fold-containing protein: protein MSTSLDDNARVQRLSSELLGAMAYGELSAFGRLSFDSRYAPTLHDRAVLAKIAVGAYGNFALISSRLSEMGLDAEGAMLPFQRSFDHFHERTKPADWFESVMKAYVIDTVSSDFYRLVASYLDGGTQLFVQKVASADQATEVLRVLVRRALADDPRLASRLALWGRRLVGEALTQAQRVGMEHPHLGPLLKGGGDARTAVKVLTAELAERHGRRMSGLGLTA, encoded by the coding sequence ATGAGCACTTCCTTGGACGATAATGCTCGCGTCCAGCGCCTCTCTTCGGAGCTGCTGGGAGCCATGGCGTACGGCGAGCTCTCGGCGTTTGGCCGGCTGTCTTTCGACTCCCGGTACGCTCCCACCCTGCACGACAGGGCAGTGTTGGCAAAGATCGCCGTCGGGGCTTACGGAAACTTTGCCTTGATCAGCAGCCGGCTCTCGGAGATGGGACTCGATGCCGAAGGGGCCATGCTTCCGTTCCAGCGCTCGTTTGACCACTTCCATGAGCGAACAAAGCCGGCGGACTGGTTTGAATCAGTCATGAAGGCCTATGTGATCGACACCGTGTCATCGGACTTTTACCGCCTGGTCGCTTCGTACCTTGACGGCGGGACGCAACTCTTTGTCCAGAAGGTTGCCTCCGCCGACCAAGCCACGGAAGTATTACGCGTCCTCGTGCGCAGGGCCCTGGCTGATGATCCTCGCCTGGCATCGCGACTGGCTTTGTGGGGCCGCCGCCTCGTCGGTGAAGCGCTGACCCAGGCCCAACGCGTGGGCATGGAACATCCTCACTTGGGACCGCTGCTCAAGGGCGGCGGGGATGCCCGCACTGCAGTCAAGGTCCTTACCGCTGAACTTGCCGAGCGGCATGGTCGACGGATGTCCGGGCTCGGGCTCACGGCTTAA
- the thiO gene encoding glycine oxidase ThiO encodes MAESGQTPLQADVAVVGGGIIGLGIAHEARRQGRSVVLIDPTPAAGATFAAAGMLAPVSELHYQEEDLLELMLESSQLWPAFIRGVHGGESATGYRTTPTIAVGADAADRRALADLRTVQQAAGLHVEPLSLREARQREPLLSPQISCAFDIPADHQVDPRRLARCLMEGLAAHGPGDATWVSGAEDGFALPFQASRLLWDGDRVSGVELASGAVAASETVIACGLDAARIGNLPEGLSLPLRPVYGDILRLRVPHHLQPLLTSTIRGIVRGVPVYIVPRDDGTVVIGATQREDGLSASTNAVSAGGVYQLLRDAQILVPAVAELELLEATARARPGTPDNAPLLGRVTGRAGTIDGLLIATGFFRHGVLLTPVAARIVGGLISGSVDPRWSNFTPDRFTATPDHRLQPATKDTP; translated from the coding sequence ATGGCAGAATCCGGCCAAACCCCCTTGCAGGCAGACGTTGCAGTGGTTGGTGGCGGCATCATCGGCCTTGGCATCGCCCATGAAGCGCGCCGCCAGGGCCGCTCGGTGGTCCTCATTGATCCCACCCCCGCGGCCGGTGCGACGTTTGCTGCCGCCGGGATGCTGGCTCCGGTCAGCGAACTCCACTACCAGGAGGAAGACCTCCTGGAACTCATGCTGGAATCCTCCCAACTTTGGCCTGCTTTCATCCGGGGCGTCCATGGCGGCGAATCAGCCACCGGATACCGTACGACGCCGACAATCGCCGTTGGTGCCGATGCCGCCGACCGCCGCGCCCTCGCAGACCTCCGCACAGTCCAGCAGGCCGCGGGGCTGCACGTGGAGCCATTGTCATTGCGGGAGGCGCGCCAACGTGAGCCTTTGCTGAGTCCACAGATTTCCTGTGCCTTCGACATACCGGCCGACCACCAAGTGGACCCGCGGCGGCTTGCACGATGCCTCATGGAAGGGTTGGCAGCCCACGGACCAGGTGACGCAACGTGGGTTTCCGGAGCGGAGGACGGTTTCGCCCTGCCGTTCCAAGCATCCCGTTTGCTCTGGGATGGGGACCGCGTCTCCGGGGTTGAACTGGCTTCTGGCGCAGTCGCGGCCTCGGAAACTGTGATCGCCTGCGGGCTGGACGCGGCAAGGATCGGTAATCTCCCCGAAGGTCTCAGTCTTCCTCTGCGGCCCGTTTACGGTGACATCCTCAGGCTGCGCGTCCCCCACCACCTCCAGCCCCTCCTCACATCCACCATCCGGGGTATTGTCCGCGGGGTGCCCGTTTACATCGTGCCCCGGGACGATGGCACCGTGGTGATTGGAGCCACCCAGCGCGAGGACGGACTATCCGCGTCCACCAATGCAGTCTCCGCCGGAGGCGTCTACCAACTCCTGCGGGACGCCCAAATCCTGGTGCCTGCGGTGGCGGAGCTGGAACTCCTGGAAGCGACAGCTCGCGCACGGCCCGGCACTCCGGACAACGCACCATTACTGGGACGGGTTACCGGGCGCGCGGGCACCATCGACGGTCTCCTAATCGCAACCGGGTTCTTCCGCCATGGCGTCCTGTTGACGCCTGTGGCCGCCAGAATCGTCGGCGGGCTGATCAGCGGGTCAGTCGATCCCCGATGGTCCAACTTCACCCCTGATCGATTTACGGCAACGCCGGATCACCGCCTCCAACCAGCAACCAAGGACACACCATGA
- the thiS gene encoding sulfur carrier protein ThiS: MNIKLNGSVHAVADDASVSTLVSAITGRILDHRGQAADGGKLGVAVARNSEVVPRSQWAATALADGDELELVTAVQGG, from the coding sequence ATGAACATCAAACTCAATGGCTCCGTTCATGCCGTGGCGGATGACGCATCCGTCAGCACGCTCGTCAGCGCCATCACAGGCCGCATCCTGGACCACCGCGGACAGGCGGCCGACGGCGGCAAGCTGGGTGTCGCCGTCGCGCGCAATTCCGAGGTAGTGCCGCGCAGCCAGTGGGCCGCGACTGCGCTCGCCGATGGAGACGAACTCGAACTCGTAACCGCAGTCCAGGGAGGCTGA